From the genome of Saccopteryx bilineata isolate mSacBil1 chromosome 6, mSacBil1_pri_phased_curated, whole genome shotgun sequence, one region includes:
- the SEPTIN9 gene encoding septin-9 isoform X5, translating into MADTPRDAGLKQAPAPRNEKAPVDFGYVGIDSILEQMRRKAMKQGFEFNIMVVGQSGLGKSTLINTLFKSKISRKSVQQPTSEERIPKTIEIKSITHDIEEKGVRMKLTVIDTPGFGDHINNENCWQPIMKFINDQYEKYLQEEVNINRKKRIPDTRVHCCLYFIPATGHSLRPLDIEFMKRLSKVVNIVPVIAKADTLTLEERVYFKQRITADLLSNGIDVYPQKEFDEDAEDRLVNEKFREMIPFAVVGSDHEYQVNGKRILGRKTKWGTIEVENTTHCEFAYLRDLLIRTHMQNIKDITSSIHFEAYRVKRLHESNMSNGVEDQEPGAQEM; encoded by the exons ATGGCCGACACCCCCAGAGATGCCGGGCTCAAGCAGGCCCCCGCGCCGCGGAATGAGAAGGCCCCCGTGGACTTTGGGTATGTGGGGATCGACTCCATCCTGGAGCAGATGCGCAGGAAGGCCATGAAGCAGGGCTTCGAGTTCAACATCATGGTTGTTG GGCAGAGCGGCTTGGGGAAGTCCACCTTGATCAACACCCTCTTCAAATCCAAAATCAGCCGGAAGTCCGTGCAGCAGCCCACCTCAGAGGAGCGCATCCCCAAGACCATTGAGATCAAGTCCATCACACACG ATATCGAGGAGAAGGGTGTCCGCATGAAGCTGACAGTCATCGACACGCCAGGCTTCGGGGACCACATCAACAATGAGAACTG CTGGCAGCCCATCATGAAGTTCATCAATGACCAGTATGAGAAGTACCTGCAGGAGGAGGTCAACATCAACAGGAAGAAGCGCATCCCCGACACACGTGTCCACTGCTGCCTGTACTTCATCCCGGCCACAGGACACTC CCTCAGGCCCCTGGACATCGAGTTCATGAAGCGCCTAAGCAAAGTGGTCAACATCGTTCCGGTCATCGCCAAGGCCGACACGCTGACCCTAGAGGAGAGGGTCTACTTCAAACAGCGG ATCACCGCCGACCTGCTATCCAATGGCATCGATGTGTACCCCCAGAAGGAGTTTGAcgaggatgcagaggaccggcTGGTGAATGAGAAGTTTCGA gagaTGATCCCGTTTGCTGTGGTAGGCAGTGATCACGAGTACCAAGTGAATGGGAAGCGGATTCTTGGCAGGAAAACCAAATGGGGCACCATCGAAG TTGAGAACACCACACACTGTGAGTTCGCTTACTTGCGGGACCTCCTCATCAG GACGCACATGCAGAACATAAAGGACATCACCAGCAGTATCCACTTCGAGGCCTACCGGGTGAAGCGCCTGCATGAAAGCAACATGTCCAACGGTGTGGAGGACCAGGAGCCGGGAGCCCAGGAGATGTAG